One part of the Conexibacter woesei Iso977N genome encodes these proteins:
- a CDS encoding ArsA-related P-loop ATPase, with protein sequence MSERYASELVVVMGKGGTGRTTVAAALALGAARQGRRTIVCEVGGQAQIPRVLEPGAQAVAAGTVRQVAPGLWATSIDPDAALREWLEAQVPRAIAAPLVRSGAFSAFVGAAPGARELVAITKAWELGAAKRWRRGERPYDTVVLDAPASGHGLGMLRVPGTYAGLARIGPIASQARAVAAALGDPARTRLVAVALAAELPVNETLELEAALAADLGRDLDAIVVNGLWSRRLTTAEAGRIDDLDGAAPSVRRAAAAATEGVRTQQRHLARLRRDARARIATLPFVFGPELRSEDVGAFATRLAALG encoded by the coding sequence ATGAGCGAACGCTACGCCAGCGAGCTGGTCGTGGTCATGGGCAAGGGCGGAACCGGTCGCACGACCGTGGCCGCCGCGCTGGCGCTGGGCGCCGCACGGCAGGGCCGGCGGACGATCGTCTGCGAGGTCGGCGGCCAGGCGCAGATCCCGCGCGTGCTGGAACCGGGCGCGCAGGCGGTCGCCGCCGGGACCGTGCGTCAGGTCGCGCCCGGCCTTTGGGCGACGTCGATCGACCCGGACGCCGCGCTGCGCGAGTGGCTCGAGGCGCAGGTCCCGCGAGCGATCGCCGCGCCGCTGGTGCGCTCGGGCGCGTTCTCGGCGTTCGTGGGCGCCGCGCCGGGGGCGCGCGAGCTGGTGGCGATCACGAAGGCGTGGGAGCTCGGCGCGGCGAAGCGCTGGCGGCGCGGGGAGCGTCCGTACGACACCGTCGTGCTCGACGCGCCCGCGTCCGGCCACGGCCTCGGGATGCTGCGCGTGCCGGGCACGTACGCCGGGCTCGCGCGAATCGGGCCGATCGCGTCGCAGGCGCGGGCCGTCGCCGCGGCGCTCGGCGATCCCGCGCGCACGCGGCTCGTGGCCGTCGCGCTGGCCGCCGAGCTGCCGGTCAACGAGACGCTCGAGCTCGAGGCGGCGCTGGCCGCGGACCTCGGCCGCGACCTCGACGCGATCGTCGTCAACGGCCTGTGGTCGCGCCGGTTGACGACCGCCGAGGCCGGTCGCATCGACGATCTCGACGGCGCCGCGCCGTCGGTCCGCCGGGCCGCGGCGGCCGCGACCGAGGGCGTCCGGACCCAGCAGCGCCACCTCGCGCGCCTGCGGCGTGACGCCCGCGCGCGGATCGCGACGCTGCCGTTCGTGTTCGGTCCGGAGCTGCGCAGCGAGGACGTCGGCGCGTTCGCCACGCGCCTCGCCGCGCTGGGCTAG